GTGGCCAATCCTTCCTCGGCGAGCCGAGCCGCCATCGCTGCCTGCAGGTCTTCGAGCGAACGCATGTGACGAACCAATCTGTGTACGACGAGAAATCCGGACCGCGATCAGCGTCCGCTACCGGCGAGCGCCGAATCCGCTTGCGGCACTTCGACCTCGGCGAGCTCGAGCAGGATTCGCGAGACCCGCGCGAGCCGACCGGGTGTGGTTTCGGCGGCGAGCAGCCCCGCGCTGATGCGCCGCACCGTGCGGCCGCCGAAAACCTCGGTGACACCGAACTTCTCGACCGCCAGCAGGCCGCGCACCGTGGCGGTGAGGGTGGTGGCCAGAATCGAGTTGCCGCCGATTTCGAAGAAGTCGGTCTCCACTCCCACGCTCTCGACACCGAGAATCTGTGCCGCGATATACGCCACCGCCGCCTCGACCTCGTTCGCGGGGGCGACGAATTCCGATGCCGCCGTCGGCGATCCGCTGTCGAGACCGCGCTTGATCGCCGCCCGGTCGAATTTGCCGTTGGGGGTGAGCGGAATGGTGTCGAGAACGTCGATGAGCTCCGGAATCATGTGCGCGGGAAGGAGGTCGCGCAGTCGCTCGCGCAGCTCGCCGCCGGTGGTTCCCGGTGCGCTGACCGCGGCGGCCAGCCGGCCGGAGTCCGTGACCAGCGCCACGGCCTGCCGCACCTCCGGCAGCGTGGTCAGCGCGGATTCGACCTCACCGAGTTCCACCCGGTAACCGCGGATCTTGACCTGGTGGTCGGCGCGGCCGAGGAAGTCCACGGTGCCATCGGGCAGGTAGCGGGCGAGATCGCCGGTGCGGTACCAGCGCACCCCGTCCGCCTCCGTGAAACGCTGCGCGGTGCGCTCGGGATCGCCGCGGTAGCCGTCGGCGATACTCGTTCCGCCGAGCCACAATTCGCCGGCCACCCAGTCCGGGCAGTCCTCCCCGCGCTCGTTGACCACCCGCATCCGCACGTTGGCCAGCGGGGTGCCGTAGGGCACGCTCGACCGGTCGGCGGGGAAATCGTCGGTGACCTCGCAGACCGTGGAGTGGATCGCCGCCTCGGTGGCGCCGCCGAGACCGGCGAAGCGCAGGCCGGGAACGAGGGCACGCAGGCGGTGCCCCAGATCGGTCCCGACCCGATCACCACCGGTGATCACCAGCCGCAGCGAGCGCAACTGCGCGGCGGCGCTACCCATGACGGCGGGAGCGGCTCCCCCCGTGGTCGCGCGAGCCGCCGCCTCCGGTAGCGTCGCTCCGGCCACGGTGTCGAGCAGCATGCCGATCAGGCCGGGCGCGCAGTTGAGCACGGAGACACCGTGTTCGGCGATCAGCCGTGCCCAGCCCTGGGCGTCGCGCTCGATGCCGGCGTCCACGCAGACCAGGGCGCCACCGACGGCGAGCGGGGCGAAGATGTCGTACACCGATAGATCGAACTCCAGCGACGACAGGCCGAGCAGGCGATCGTCGGCGCCGAGCCCGAAGTGCGCGGCGAGCGCGTCGATGGTGTTGGCGGCAGCGCGGTGGCTGACCTCGACTCCCTTCGGTTCGCCGGTGGATCCGGACGTGAACAGCACGTAGGCGATGCTGTCGGGCGATGCGGAGTGCGCGTGCTCGAGTTTCGGCCCGGTGAGCGCGGTCGTCAGGTCGATCGCCGTGACCTCGCCGGGCAACTCGGCCGGGGAGTCGACGAGGGCGACCCGTGCGCCGGCGCGGGCCAGAATGCGATCCCGGCGCGCGGCGGGCTGCCCGGTGCCGATCGGCACATAGCTGGCACCGGCGGCCAGCACCCCCAGGACGGCGGGAATCTGCCGGTGGCCCTTGCCGATCACGACCGCGACGGTATCGCCGGGACGCACACCCGCATCGGTGAGCGCGTGGCCCACGGCCAGTGCCTGATCGGACAGCTCGCCGTAGCCACTCGCACCGCCGTCGGACCACAGCAGCGCGGGCCGCCGCGGATCCTGTTGCGCGTGTGCGAAGAACGCGTCGTGCAGGGTGCGCTGCCCCAGATCCACCGCGGTGTCGTTGACCTTCGCCCGCACCGCGGCCTGTTCGGCCGGTAGCGCGATGGACAGCGGAGCGTTCCAGTCCGCGCCGGGTTCGACCAGGGCCAGCAGCAGCCGGCGGAATTCGGCGAACATCGCCTCCACCACGCCCTCGGGCATGGCGTCGCGACGCACATCCCAGTTCACCAGCAGGCCCCCGGCCAGCTCGGCCACCTGGGCGTCCAGATCCACCTGCGGGCCCTGCGAGAGCACCCACACCGGCGCACCGAACAGGCGAGTCACAGTGTCGGCGAACAACTCACCGAGGTTCAGGCCGGAGGTGAAGACCACCGACGGGGTCACCGGCGCACCGCGCGACCGGCCCAGATCGCGCAGCACGTCCAGGCCCTCGTAGGTGGAATGGACCGCGCACGTGTGCAATTCGCGCTGTAGCCGCTTGGCACGCGCGACCGCCGACTCCGGGGTGCGGGCGTCGACGTCCACGAGGACCGAATTGGTGAAATCGCCCACCACACGGTCGATATCGTCGTGGAAGGGCTCCCGATCGAACAGCGGCACGTTCAGCAGGAAGCGCTGGTGCGCCGACCAGCGCGCGATCGCCTCGGAGAAGACGGTGGCCAGGGTGACCGCGGGGGTGACGCCGTGGCTGTGCGCGACCTTGTTCAGCTGCGCCTTGGCCTCGGGTGGGAACCAGTGGTGCAGGCGGATACTGCGGGCCGGATCGCCGCGCTCGTCCTCGGGGACGACGGGCAGGGCGGGGATATCGGGCAAATCGGCGAGCCGTTCGCGCCACCAGGCCCGTGCGGCCGAATTGTCCGGCGCGGTGCGCTGTTTGGTGTCGAGATAGTCGCGGAAGGTGTAGCCGATCGCATCCGCCGGTTCGGCATCGGTCTCGTAGCACGTGGCCAGATCGTCCAGGATGCGACGGTAGCTCTGCGCGTCGCCGGCGAGCATATCGACGTCGACGTGGACGCGATGGGCATTGCCGGGCAGCAGAGTGAGAGTGATGTCGATGACCTCACCGGCCTCGACGTCCATCCGCTGATGGCTCTTCTCGTGACGCAGCCGTTCCAGTTCGGCGGCCGGGTCGGCGGCAGCTGTCAGATCCACCGCGCGGAATACCGGGCGTTGCGGTTCGGGCAGCACCCGCTGAGTGCCGTTGTCGGTGAACTGCACCCGCAGCTGCGGATGCCGCCGCACGACCCGGTCCACCGCACGCCGCATCCGATCGGCGTCGAGGCCGTGCCCGTCGAATTCCACGTACAGATGGGCGGCCACACCGCCGAGCCGCTGATCCTGGCGACGGCCCACCCAGTAGGCGTGCTGCATGGTGGCCAGGGGGAATTCCTCACCCTCGGCGGTCTCCGACACGGGTGCCGCGGGCTCGGATTCCCCGGCCGGTGCGGATTCGGCGCCGAGCAGCTGCGCCCAGGCGCCCACGGTCGGCTGCAGCGCCAGCTCGGAGCTGCGCACCTCGTGGCCCTGCTTGCGCCAGCGCCCGGCCAGCCGCATCAGCAACATCGAGTGCATGCCGAGTCCGACCAGATCGTCGTCGTATCCGATCGATTCGGGTTGTATCCCCAGCTCCGCCGCCACGATGTCACGTACATCCGCTTTGCCGAGCATCAGACAAAACTCCTCACCGGCCGGGAAACAGGCCTCACCTCACACTTAGAAGGCTAGGCTTGCCTAACCCGCATGCATAGTAACCCAGACAGCCCCTGCTGCTGTAGGTATGTGGTTTGGCTAACCTAACCCGGATACTCTAGCCCTATGGGCAAAGGCTTCAACGGCATCGTTCTCAAGGCATTCGGCGCCGACGATTACCGGTTCACGGTGACGGCTACCGAACGGGTCAGCGACAAATACCTGCGTATCGGGTTCACCGGCGGCGGCCTGCTGGCCGCGCATCCGGTACACCCCACCCAGTGGGTGCGGATCTGGTTCGCCGAGGACAACGGCAATCTCGTCCAGCGCGGCTACACCCTGGTCGATCCGAACCCCGAGGCCGACACCTTCGATATCGAATTCGCCCTGCACGGCGGGCCCGCGTCGCGCTGGGCCGAGCAGGCCACTGTCGGCGATGTCCTCGACGCCACGGTGATGGGTTCGAAATTCGCTGTCCCCGATCCGGTTCCCTCGGAATTCCTGATCTTCGGCGACAGCGCGTCCCTGCCCGCCATCAACTCTCTGCTGGACGCCATCGACGAAACCCCCGCGCGGGTGTGGCTGGAATGGCAGGACGAATCCGAACAGTCCCTGCCCGTACGCACCGGCCCCGAAACCGAGGTGACCTGGGTGCAGCGCGTCAACTACGGACAACTGCTGCGCCAGGCCGCCGAATCGGTGACCTGCTCCCCCGACGCCTTCGGCTGGGCGGCCTGCGATGCCGCCACCACCCGCGCGATCACCAAATCGCTGAAATCCAAACTGCCCAAGGGAAATGTGGCCGCGCGCGGTTACTGGCGCTGAGCAGGGGCACACCCGTCGTGCGCCGCCGAAGCGATTCGCGGACGCCGGGGCCCGGGAGGAACGGTTCGCGTGGCCCCAGCCCTGCCGTCGCACCGGACCGGTACCGGGCCCGGGGAACATTTGTCCAATCTCCGGGGCGACCGATCGGTCGATAGTGGTGTTCACCTCGGGTGCGGTCGGCGAACCGCCACGCTCCCCGAGTTGTCACCCCGATCGACGACGAGAGGACATGTCGTGACCGGCACCCTCGGCCCCGCGAAGCCACAGTCCGCCCGAACCCCGGCACACCCTGCCGGAGAGCACTCGGCGGCGAGGAGACTGCTGCTGACGTGCGGTGTCATCGCTCCGCTGCTCAACATTGTTGTCATTCACGCCCTTGGGGCCATACGCCCTGACTACAACGCCTGGGTGGTCCCCGACAGCAACCTCGAACTGGGGCCCGGCGGATGGATGCAGATAACCAACTACGTCGTCACCGGATCGCTCCTGCTCGCCTTCGCCGTCGGGATGAGGCGGCTTCCGCGTACCGGACGCGGTGCCACCTGGGGCCCCCTCCTGCTGGGCAGCTATGGCCTCACCTTCGTCGCCATCGGGCCTGTCCTTCCCGACCCGTCGCTGGGTTACCCGCCGGGAGCGTCGGAAGCGCTGACCGTTCACGGCGCCGTTCACAGTCTTCTCGGTCTGGTTCAGTTCATGTCGCTGACCGCGGCTTGCTTCGTCCTGGCCCGGCGCGATGACGCGCTCGAAAGTCGCGGCTGGTACCGGTATTCGGTTGCCACCGGCCTGCTGGTCCCCACCTCCTACGTCGCCTTCGCCCTCACCGCCCGATCGGTGGACGGGGGGCCGGCGGGGCTCATCGAGCGGATCGGAATCATTGCCTGCGGCATGTGGATTGCGCTGTTGGCAATCCGCCTGCTGAGAAGAGCGGGCTCACGCGTGTCTGTCGAATAGCCGAGGGCCGGTCCGCGCGGACGCCAACGGCTCGAGATGGCCTCGGGCCGTTGATCTTCGGCAGGGTACATCCGGCTGCCGATGTCGATCAGGCGTCGACCAGGTGCCAGCCCGTGGCGCGCGACCGCTCGGACCAGAAGTGGGCGTAGCGCCCACCCAGATCGAGGAGTTCCACATGCGTGCCGCGTTCGAGGATCTGCCCGCCTTCGACGAACAGAATCTGATCGGCGTGGGCGATGGTGGACAGGCGATGCGCCACCACCACGACGGTCTTGTCACGGGTCAGTTCGTGGATGCCGCGGACCACGGCGGCCTCACTGTGTGGATCCAGGGCGCTGGTGGCCTCGTCGAGCAGGATGATCGGAGCGTCCTTCAGCAGGGCGCGGGCGATCGAGACTCGTTGTCGCTCACCGCCGGACAGGGCGGCGCCACCTTCGCCGACGGCGGCGTCCCAGCCGTCGGGCAGTTGTTCCACGATCTCGTCCACCCGGGCGATGTCGGCGGCCCGGCGTACCTGCTCGTCGGTGGCGTCCGGGTTGCCGATGCGGATGTTGTCGAAGATGGTCTCGTTGAACAGGTAGACGTCCTGGAAGACCGGTGACACCTGGCGCAGCAGGGTTTCCGACGGCTGCCGCCGCACATCGTGGCCGCCGACGGTGATGGCGCCGGCGCCGACGTCGTAGAAGCGGGAGGCCAGCTTCAGCAACGTGGTCTTGCCGCCACCGGAGGGGCCGACGATCGCCGTCGTGGTGCCGGCGGGCACGGTGAACGAGACTCCGTCGATGACCTTCTCGCCCTCGCGGTAGCCGAATTCGACCTTGTCGAACACGATCTCGGGTGCACCGGGGGTCACCGGTTCGGCGGCCTCGGCCAGATCGTGCTCGGCCAGGAAATCGGTGATGCGGTCGGCCGCATCACCGGCGCTGCGGATGGCGGTGCTCAGCTGCGCGGCACGGTTGATCGGCTCGATGAACCGGGCCGTCACCGCGATCAGCGCGATGGTGGCGGGAATGGACAGCTCACCGCCGGTCCCCCGGGCCACGATCACTGCCACCACGACCAGGAACACGACCTGCACACAGAGCGCGAACACCATCAGGCCGGGGACGCTGGCGGCGATCATCCGACGCGCGGCGCCACGTTGGTCTCGCAGCGCCCGGTCGAGGGCGCGGTTACCGGCACCGACCGCACCGAAGGCCCGCAGTACCGGCTGCGCCTGCGCGAATTCCACGACTCGCGAATTCGCTTCGGCCGCAGTGGCATCGAGCTGCCGATCGGCGCGGGTGTAGCTGTTGTTGGCCCAGCGGCTGACCAGCAGCAGAATCGGCAGGCTCACCAGCATGACCAACGCGATCCGCCAGTCGATGAACAGGACGCCGATCGCGACGCCGACGGGAACGACAACCGCGGTCACCACCGGCGCGAGCAGATAGTTGACGACCCCCATGATCTCGCGCACACCGCCGACGACCATGCGCGAGATGGATCCGGAATTGGCGGTGGCGAACCAGCCCAGCGGCAAGGTGCTCAGATGGTCACCGAGGCTGGTCTGCACCCCGCGCATCATGCCGACGCCGATCCGCAGGCCCACCAGCAACTGCTGATAGGAGCACAGCGAGGCCACGATCACCGCGACCGCCAGCGATACGGTCCACTGCCACGCCCGCCCGAAATCGCCGTCGAACAGCGCCTGCAGGACGGGAATCAGCAGCAGGTACGACGCGATCTGACCCAACGCCCCGGCGCCGATCAGCGCCAGATAGCGCGGCACGTAGCGGCGCAGGTCCGGCGGGATGAGCGCGAAGATCTTCCTGATCACCGGAGTTCCCCTTCCACGTCGCGGACCGCCACCGGGGATTGCCCGAGCACCCCGATCGACGCCTCGTTCTGTTCCCACAACCGCTGATAGAGACCACCGGCCACCGACAGCGTCGCGTGCTCGCCGGACTCGGCGACGGCGCCGTTGTCCAGCACCAGAATGCGGTTCACACCGGTGATGGTGTGCAGGCGATGCGCGATCACCACTACCGTGCGCCCCGCGACCAGCACCGCGAGCGCATCCTGCACCGCGGCCTCCGATTCCGGATCGGCGAAGGCGGTCGCCTCGTCGAGTACCAGGATGGGGGTGTCGGCCAGCAGGGTGCGCGCGATCGACAACCGTTGCGCCTCACCGCCGGACAGCACCGCGTCGACACCGATCTCGGAGTCGTATCCGCGTGGCAGTTCCAGGATCCGATCGTGGATCTGCGCGGCGCGGGCGGCGCGTTCGATGGTCTCGGCATCGGCCTCCGGCCGGGCCAGGGCGATGTTCTCGCGGATCGTGCCGCGAATCATCCGCACATCCTGCAGGACGAATCCCACGGTGCGGTAGAGCTCCTCGGTCGAGAAGTCCCGGACATCCCTGTCACCGATGGTGATGCGGCCGTCGGTGACGTCGTAGAACCGGGGCAGCAGCCGGGCCAGCGTGGACTTTCCGGAACCGCTCGGACCCACCAGCGCGGTGATCGTGCCGGGCGCGAGTTCGAAGTCGAGTTCCCGCAGCACCGTTCGATCGGCGCGGTAGCCGAAGCTGACGTTCTCGAATCGCACCACCGGCCCGACCGGAGCCTCGGTCGCCGTCGCCGTCGCCGGCGCCGTCGCCGGGCCGCCGCCGGCGCGGGTCGCCAGTTCCGGGGTCTGCTGCAATTCGTGCAGTCGCAATGCGGCGGCGCCACCCTCACGCAGTGCCTGACCACCGAATCCGATGCCGAGCAGCGCACTGCCCAAACCGATTCCGAGCAGGAGGAACGGCAGGATGTCGACCGGATCCATCCAGCCGAGATCGGCGAAGCCGAGTCCGGCGACCACCACGACCAGCATCAGCAGGACCGGGGTCAGCAGCAGCTCGGAGGCCGACTGCAACCTGGTCATCGGCGTCTTCCACGCCAGCAGGCTGTCTGCGGTGTTGTCGACCGCGCGCTGGTAGGTGCTGTGCGCCTTGCGGGCCCGGCCGAACGCCCGCACCACCTGAATTCCGTCGACGAATTCGATGATGGACTGCTCGATGGTGCGCTCGTGGTTGTTGAAGACGGCGAACCGCGCCTGATGGTCCTTGCCCATCATGGCCGCCAGGCCACGGGTGTAGAGCACCAACGGCACCAGCAAGATCAGGGTCAGTCGCCAGTCGACGGTGAAAAGGTAGATCAGCGCGACCAATTGGACGGTCACCGCACCCACGAATTCCAGCCGCGCATGCGCCACCAGATAGTGCAGTGCCTCCACATCGTCCTGCAGGAACTTCTTGACCTCGCCGGAACTGCGGTCGGTGAACCAGCCCAGCGGCACCCGGGTCAATTTGGCGGCCAGCAGCTGTCGCAGGCCGAGCTGGAAGGAGGCGTCGACCGCGTGTGTCCACACCAGCGCCACCACCTGCAGCAGTCCGCGCAGCACCAGCACGAGGACCGCCGCGATCACCAGCCACCACACCCGGCCGGTATCGATCGGCGTGGACAACAGTGCGCGGCAGGCCTCGACGATGAGGACGAACGGGACCACCGAGCAGATCGACGACAGCACGATCACGAGACTCGCTCCGGTCAGCGTGCCGTTGACCGGTCGCAGGACCTGTTTGCGCGCGAGGCCGTCGGCACGCTTCTGCTGTTTGCGCGCCACCCGATCCGGCTGTAGCGGTTCGGCCTGGTCCGCGGCGCGCTGCCGCGACTCGACCGGCTCGGCGGTATCGACCGTCATCGGCTCGTCCCTCCCATGGTTGGCCCTCCCATATCAGTCACCCTGCTCATACCCGGCCCGCGAATTCGGGCGCCGCGAACTCGCTCAGCACGGCCCGCCAGCGCTCGGCGCGCTCATCGGCTCCGGCCTCGTCGAGCACCGCGGAGTTCATATCGAACACCGCCACGAGTGACGGTCCGGAATCCCGGGCCACCACAGCGGTATTCACATCGATGGTGAACCGGAGCGGCAGATCGGGATGGACGGCGATACCGAATTCGGCGCTGAGATCCGACAGCGGCACCGGCGACCAGGGGCCACTGCCGAACCGCAGGACGTCGAACCGGCCCAAATGATTGAGCCGGATCTGCCCGCGAGCGGCGAATGTGCGCTCCGCCAGCAGTCCGGGTCCCGACTCCGGCGTCCAAGCCGCGAGCTCGGCCGCCGGTACCAGCACCGTCTCCTCGACGGTGAACCAGCCCACCCGGCGGGTGTCGTCATCGGGTGCGCGGCCGTGGGATTCGCGGGTCACCGCGATCCGGCCGGACTCGTCACCGGTATCGGAGACCAGTCGCGCGCAGGCCGTCAACAGCAGTTCTTCCAGTGCCGCACCGGTTTCCGAACACCGCCGCAGCAGTGCCTCGGTGATCTCGGGGCCCAGATCCACCGTGCGGTGGATCGCCCGGCCCGCCCGGTCGCGACGCGGATCGGTGAATCGGCCCGACAGCGGCGCACCCAGGGTCGGCGGAACAGGAGCGGCCGGTGTCGTCACCGGCTCGCCCGGAATCTCGTTCAGCGGCAGCTGTCCCTGCCCCATCCGCCGCAGATCGTCGACCAGAATCAGCCAGGACACCACATCCACCGCGAGGTGGTGAATCGACAGCACCAGGCGTGGCCGCGGTCCCGCGAGCAGGGTGGCGGCAACCATCCGGCCCGTGTCCGGGTCCAGACGGCGCACGGTGTCGGCCAGCTGCTGTGTCGCACCGGCACTGTCGTCGTGCTCGTCGACCACCACGAGCAGTTCGGCCACGCTGGAGGTCTCACCGGTGATCAGCACCGGACCGCCCTCGGCATTCGCCGCCACGCGTGAACGCAAGCTCGGATGTGCGGTGGCCAGCGCCTCCAGCCGTTCGATCACCGCGGCCGCGGTGGTGTCGGCGTCGAGCGAAATGACCTGTGACTGAGCGAGATAGCGGTAGTCGCCGTACGAGATGATCTCGTGTGCGAGCGGAGTCAGCGGCAGCACGGTCCCGGCCGCGGTCACCTCGGCGACGGTTTCCGCCTCGTCCGCCGGCTGGTCCAGCCGCCGGGCCAGATCACGAAGATCGGCCGACGCCAGCACCTCTCGCGCGGAGACGTGATAACCGCTACCGCGCAACCGGGACACCAGATCGATGACGCCGATACTGTCGATTCCCAGATCGACCAGGCTGTCGAGGATGCCCACCCGGGGATCCGGGCCCGCCTCACCGCCGGTGCTCATCGCCGCGATCAGCGCGAGCAGACTGCGTTCGGTATCGGTCCGTGGTCGCGCCGCGTCGCCGGTGACCGCCGGCCGGGCCAGCAGTGCCGTGGCCGCGTGCACATCGAGTTTGTCGTTGCGGTTCAACGGAATCTCGTCGACTCCGACGATCCGCGTGGGTACCAGGAATTGCGGCAGCCGCCGCGCGAGTTCCGATCGGATGCCCGCGATCGGCCGATCGCCGACGACCAGCGCACCGAGCCGGATGCGTCCGTTATCGGTGAAGGCCAGCGCCGCCGCATGTCGTACTCCGTCGAGTTCGCGCAGTACGACGCTCACCTCGTCGGGTTCGACCCGGTAGCCGTTGATCTTCACCTGGGTGTCGACGCGGCCTTCGTAGGACACCGTGCCGTCTGCCGCGCGACGCACCAGATCGCCGGTGCGATAACGCCTTTCCCCCGCGGCACCGGCGACGAAGGCCGCCGCGGTCGTGCCGGGGCGCGCCAGATACCCGAGTGCGAGTTGCGGGCCGGACAGATACAACTCCCCCTGTCCACCCGGCGGCACCGGCCGCAGCCGATGGTCCAGGACGTGGGCGAGCATCGCGTCGAACGGCCGCCCGATGGTCGGAGCGGCATGATCGTGCACATCGGCCATCAAGGCCTCGACCGTGGTCTCGGTGGGACCGTAGAAGTTGATCACCCGCGTCGTAGGCAGCCCCCGCAGACGCCGCCAGGTATCCGGGCTGATCGCCTCGCCGCCGAGCGCCAGAATCGCGAGCGGACAGGATTCCACGCCGTCGCGGGTGCGGAACAGCCCCGCGGCGATCAGGCGATTGAGCATCGACGGGGAGGTGTCGAAGATATCGATGCCGAATTCGTCGATGGCACCGACGATCCGCTCGGCATCGGTGCGCACCTCGTCGCCGAGCAGCACGACGGTATGCCCGCTGAGCAGAGCGACCGTCGGCTGCCAGGCCGCGTCGAAACCGGTCGACCACCCGTGCCCGATCCGCAGCGCGCGACCGATCGCGGCCGAGGTGGGGGCGAAGATCCGGCGTTCGTGATTGGACCAGTGGTCGAGCAGCGCGCGATGCGGAATCGCGACGCCCTTCGGGCGGCCGGTGGTTCCGGAGGTGAACACGACGTAGAAGGGGGCATCGGGAAGGCCGCGGGGGCGCTGGTTCGCGAGCGGATCGGCACCGCCGCCCACGCCGTTGCCATCGACATCGGCACCGCCGCCCACGCCGTTGCCATCGACATCGGCATCGCCATCGCCATCGGCATCGGCATCGACATCGACATCGGCATCGGCATCGGTGAACCGGAGGCGACCGGTGTCGTCGGGTACGCCGTGACGGCAGCGCACTCCCTGCTCCCGCACCTGCGCGAGCACGTCGGCGCGATCGGCATCGGCCAGCACCACACGGGCGCCGCTGGTGGCGAGCAGATAGGCCACCCGGTCGGCGGGGGTGGCCGGGTCGACGTGCACGCAGGTCGCACCGGCCGCCCCGACCGCGAAGGGCGCGTGCAGCACCCGGCGATCGCGCGGGAGCATGACGGCGACGGCATCGCCCGCGCGCACGCCACAGGATCGGATTTCCGCGGCCAGAGTGCCTACCGCGGCGCCGAATTCGGCATAGGTATGGGTACCGCGCGCATCGACGACCGCGATGTTCTCCCGTGCCGCGTCGACCGCCGAGAACAATGCCTCCGGAACCGTCCGGAATCCGCGGTCCGCAGCATCGTGAGTACTCGCGCTCGTGTCCGCGGGGGGCGCTGTCGTCGTGGTGGCCGTCAGCACGGCGGGTTCGTCCGGGAGCAGCACATCGACCGCACCGCAGGTCTCGGCGGCGATGATCCGCGAGGCGACCGCGAGCACCCGGCGCGCCATCCGATCCGGATCGAAGGTGGTCAGCACATCGGGGCGGGTCTCGACCCGGCAGATCAGCTCGCCGTTCTCCAGCACCGGCACGATCGCGAGCGGATAGTGGCTCGGGGAGTCGACGCGGCGCGGGGTCAGCGTCGCGCCGCCACCCATCGGCATCGCGGCGGTCACCGAACCGGTGGGCGAGTTCTCGAACACCAGCAGGGTGTCGAACAGCTGCCCCCCACCGGCCTGGCGGGTGATTTCGGCGATGCCGAGATATTCGTGCGCTCGCGTCCGGGCGACCGTGCGCTGCAACAGCGCACCCACCTCGGCGGGTGCGCGATCGTCCATGCGCACCCGGACCGGAATGGTGGTGACCAGAGCGCCGACCAGACGTTCGGCATTCGGCAGTGAGGCGTCGCGGCCGGAGGTGGTCTGGCCGAACACCACGTCGTC
The genomic region above belongs to Nocardia spumae and contains:
- a CDS encoding DUF998 domain-containing protein, whose translation is MTGTLGPAKPQSARTPAHPAGEHSAARRLLLTCGVIAPLLNIVVIHALGAIRPDYNAWVVPDSNLELGPGGWMQITNYVVTGSLLLAFAVGMRRLPRTGRGATWGPLLLGSYGLTFVAIGPVLPDPSLGYPPGASEALTVHGAVHSLLGLVQFMSLTAACFVLARRDDALESRGWYRYSVATGLLVPTSYVAFALTARSVDGGPAGLIERIGIIACGMWIALLAIRLLRRAGSRVSVE
- a CDS encoding ABC transporter ATP-binding protein; the protein is MTVDTAEPVESRQRAADQAEPLQPDRVARKQQKRADGLARKQVLRPVNGTLTGASLVIVLSSICSVVPFVLIVEACRALLSTPIDTGRVWWLVIAAVLVLVLRGLLQVVALVWTHAVDASFQLGLRQLLAAKLTRVPLGWFTDRSSGEVKKFLQDDVEALHYLVAHARLEFVGAVTVQLVALIYLFTVDWRLTLILLVPLVLYTRGLAAMMGKDHQARFAVFNNHERTIEQSIIEFVDGIQVVRAFGRARKAHSTYQRAVDNTADSLLAWKTPMTRLQSASELLLTPVLLMLVVVVAGLGFADLGWMDPVDILPFLLLGIGLGSALLGIGFGGQALREGGAAALRLHELQQTPELATRAGGGPATAPATATATEAPVGPVVRFENVSFGYRADRTVLRELDFELAPGTITALVGPSGSGKSTLARLLPRFYDVTDGRITIGDRDVRDFSTEELYRTVGFVLQDVRMIRGTIRENIALARPEADAETIERAARAAQIHDRILELPRGYDSEIGVDAVLSGGEAQRLSIARTLLADTPILVLDEATAFADPESEAAVQDALAVLVAGRTVVVIAHRLHTITGVNRILVLDNGAVAESGEHATLSVAGGLYQRLWEQNEASIGVLGQSPVAVRDVEGELR
- a CDS encoding siderophore-interacting protein, which encodes MGKGFNGIVLKAFGADDYRFTVTATERVSDKYLRIGFTGGGLLAAHPVHPTQWVRIWFAEDNGNLVQRGYTLVDPNPEADTFDIEFALHGGPASRWAEQATVGDVLDATVMGSKFAVPDPVPSEFLIFGDSASLPAINSLLDAIDETPARVWLEWQDESEQSLPVRTGPETEVTWVQRVNYGQLLRQAAESVTCSPDAFGWAACDAATTRAITKSLKSKLPKGNVAARGYWR
- a CDS encoding non-ribosomal peptide synthetase, with protein sequence MLGKADVRDIVAAELGIQPESIGYDDDLVGLGMHSMLLMRLAGRWRKQGHEVRSSELALQPTVGAWAQLLGAESAPAGESEPAAPVSETAEGEEFPLATMQHAYWVGRRQDQRLGGVAAHLYVEFDGHGLDADRMRRAVDRVVRRHPQLRVQFTDNGTQRVLPEPQRPVFRAVDLTAAADPAAELERLRHEKSHQRMDVEAGEVIDITLTLLPGNAHRVHVDVDMLAGDAQSYRRILDDLATCYETDAEPADAIGYTFRDYLDTKQRTAPDNSAARAWWRERLADLPDIPALPVVPEDERGDPARSIRLHHWFPPEAKAQLNKVAHSHGVTPAVTLATVFSEAIARWSAHQRFLLNVPLFDREPFHDDIDRVVGDFTNSVLVDVDARTPESAVARAKRLQRELHTCAVHSTYEGLDVLRDLGRSRGAPVTPSVVFTSGLNLGELFADTVTRLFGAPVWVLSQGPQVDLDAQVAELAGGLLVNWDVRRDAMPEGVVEAMFAEFRRLLLALVEPGADWNAPLSIALPAEQAAVRAKVNDTAVDLGQRTLHDAFFAHAQQDPRRPALLWSDGGASGYGELSDQALAVGHALTDAGVRPGDTVAVVIGKGHRQIPAVLGVLAAGASYVPIGTGQPAARRDRILARAGARVALVDSPAELPGEVTAIDLTTALTGPKLEHAHSASPDSIAYVLFTSGSTGEPKGVEVSHRAAANTIDALAAHFGLGADDRLLGLSSLEFDLSVYDIFAPLAVGGALVCVDAGIERDAQGWARLIAEHGVSVLNCAPGLIGMLLDTVAGATLPEAAARATTGGAAPAVMGSAAAQLRSLRLVITGGDRVGTDLGHRLRALVPGLRFAGLGGATEAAIHSTVCEVTDDFPADRSSVPYGTPLANVRMRVVNERGEDCPDWVAGELWLGGTSIADGYRGDPERTAQRFTEADGVRWYRTGDLARYLPDGTVDFLGRADHQVKIRGYRVELGEVESALTTLPEVRQAVALVTDSGRLAAAVSAPGTTGGELRERLRDLLPAHMIPELIDVLDTIPLTPNGKFDRAAIKRGLDSGSPTAASEFVAPANEVEAAVAYIAAQILGVESVGVETDFFEIGGNSILATTLTATVRGLLAVEKFGVTEVFGGRTVRRISAGLLAAETTPGRLARVSRILLELAEVEVPQADSALAGSGR
- a CDS encoding ABC transporter ATP-binding protein, which encodes MIRKIFALIPPDLRRYVPRYLALIGAGALGQIASYLLLIPVLQALFDGDFGRAWQWTVSLAVAVIVASLCSYQQLLVGLRIGVGMMRGVQTSLGDHLSTLPLGWFATANSGSISRMVVGGVREIMGVVNYLLAPVVTAVVVPVGVAIGVLFIDWRIALVMLVSLPILLLVSRWANNSYTRADRQLDATAAEANSRVVEFAQAQPVLRAFGAVGAGNRALDRALRDQRGAARRMIAASVPGLMVFALCVQVVFLVVVAVIVARGTGGELSIPATIALIAVTARFIEPINRAAQLSTAIRSAGDAADRITDFLAEHDLAEAAEPVTPGAPEIVFDKVEFGYREGEKVIDGVSFTVPAGTTTAIVGPSGGGKTTLLKLASRFYDVGAGAITVGGHDVRRQPSETLLRQVSPVFQDVYLFNETIFDNIRIGNPDATDEQVRRAADIARVDEIVEQLPDGWDAAVGEGGAALSGGERQRVSIARALLKDAPIILLDEATSALDPHSEAAVVRGIHELTRDKTVVVVAHRLSTIAHADQILFVEGGQILERGTHVELLDLGGRYAHFWSERSRATGWHLVDA